From Paenibacillus graminis, a single genomic window includes:
- a CDS encoding DUF1349 domain-containing protein, giving the protein MRKTVNWQSGVWSNEPVSAKVLDGTFIVEAAEGSDYWEQTMYGFQHDNGHALLASWEDSDAVEVSFSLQGFTELYDQAGIMLWHSSTEWIKAGIELNDGVPHIGAVVTDGYSDWSLSPVPEWSGGVVTIRASRLNDAVVIRARTENHPWRTIRVARFPYETGKKAGPFVCAPTRAGLQVTFTRWVNTAPDTDIHVDPPVA; this is encoded by the coding sequence GTGAGGAAAACTGTGAATTGGCAGAGTGGCGTCTGGAGCAATGAGCCGGTATCCGCCAAGGTTCTGGATGGAACTTTTATTGTAGAAGCAGCGGAAGGCAGCGATTATTGGGAACAAACGATGTACGGCTTCCAGCATGACAACGGGCATGCGCTGCTGGCATCCTGGGAAGACAGTGACGCAGTGGAGGTTAGCTTTTCACTCCAGGGGTTCACAGAGCTGTATGACCAGGCGGGGATTATGCTGTGGCATAGCAGCACAGAGTGGATCAAAGCCGGTATTGAGCTGAATGACGGTGTGCCGCATATCGGTGCAGTCGTAACGGACGGATATTCGGACTGGTCGCTGTCGCCTGTACCGGAATGGTCGGGCGGGGTGGTGACCATCCGGGCTTCCCGGTTGAATGATGCAGTGGTGATTAGGGCCAGAACAGAGAACCATCCATGGCGCACGATCCGGGTGGCGCGGTTTCCGTATGAGACAGGGAAAAAGGCAGGTCCGTTCGTGTGCGCACCTACCCGTGCAGGTCTGCAGGTCACGTTCACCCGGTGGGTAAACACGGCACCTGATACAGATATCCATGTTGACCCTCCCGTGGCCTGA
- a CDS encoding four-helix bundle copper-binding protein — protein MTRIQYQECIDACIQTMNACNYSYVSSLKQYDLASLRESIRLDRECADICSFAVQAMTRQSPFVAEILRLCAEICERCADESSKHIHTHCQECINACRAAAKACRLISDTVEVYA, from the coding sequence ATGACCCGAATTCAATATCAGGAGTGCATCGATGCTTGTATCCAAACTATGAACGCCTGTAACTATAGCTACGTCTCAAGCCTGAAACAATATGATCTTGCGTCGCTTCGAGAAAGCATCAGACTGGACCGGGAATGTGCGGATATCTGCTCCTTCGCTGTGCAGGCCATGACCCGTCAAAGTCCGTTCGTTGCAGAAATTCTCCGCCTGTGCGCAGAAATCTGCGAACGCTGTGCCGATGAGAGCAGTAAACATATACACACACATTGCCAGGAATGCATTAACGCCTGCCGTGCTGCTGCGAAAGCCTGCCGTTTGATCAGCGATACGGTAGAAGTGTACGCTTAG
- a CDS encoding CobW family GTP-binding protein, whose product MEQAMPVYILSGFLGSGKTTLLQRLLDHWKAQGLKPAVVMNELGEVNLDGLLVEQSVPMAEMLGGCICCSIRGDLSTELATLIKKESPDVVVIEATGAANPLEIVDAVTEISLYQLVELKGLITVVDAAHLIELYRSQQGSTYRLMQEQIRCASVLILNKTDRVTPQEAEEITAILRKWNAYAEILPAVRCDLEPEALLDGMGGIHAEARFQEEDEVQAAEGQAEYAGEAGETGAAVHGSHDHVMAYTHYFKRPVNSEEFEQFVKELPRDVYRAKGIVTFSDTSSRFLFQYAYREADFMKITPQGEVPDVAVFIGEHFSSLELRTRLLQLEKRILARPAVVKRSL is encoded by the coding sequence ATGGAACAGGCTATGCCGGTTTATATATTGTCGGGATTTCTTGGAAGCGGCAAAACCACCTTGCTGCAGCGCCTTTTGGATCACTGGAAAGCCCAGGGGCTAAAGCCGGCGGTCGTCATGAACGAGCTGGGAGAGGTGAACCTGGACGGACTGCTGGTCGAACAGTCGGTGCCGATGGCCGAAATGCTCGGGGGCTGCATCTGCTGCTCGATCCGCGGCGATCTCAGCACAGAGCTGGCTACACTGATTAAAAAAGAGTCACCCGATGTTGTGGTCATTGAAGCTACCGGGGCCGCTAACCCGCTGGAGATTGTCGATGCGGTTACTGAAATCTCTTTGTATCAGCTGGTGGAGCTGAAAGGTCTGATCACGGTCGTGGATGCCGCACATCTTATTGAGCTGTACCGGTCCCAGCAAGGATCGACCTACCGGCTGATGCAGGAGCAGATCCGCTGCGCATCGGTGCTGATCCTGAACAAAACCGACCGCGTAACCCCACAGGAAGCGGAGGAGATCACCGCAATCCTGCGCAAGTGGAATGCCTATGCGGAAATCCTGCCTGCGGTGCGCTGTGATTTGGAGCCGGAAGCGCTGCTTGATGGGATGGGGGGCATCCATGCCGAAGCCCGCTTCCAGGAAGAAGATGAGGTGCAGGCTGCAGAGGGTCAGGCTGAATATGCCGGTGAAGCAGGTGAGACTGGGGCTGCGGTGCATGGTTCCCATGACCATGTAATGGCCTATACCCACTACTTCAAACGCCCTGTGAACAGTGAGGAATTTGAGCAGTTTGTGAAGGAGCTGCCAAGGGATGTGTACCGCGCGAAGGGGATTGTCACGTTCAGCGATACCTCCAGCCGCTTTCTCTTCCAATATGCCTACAGAGAGGCGGATTTTATGAAAATCACTCCTCAGGGGGAAGTGCCGGATGTGGCGGTATTCATCGGTGAACACTTTTCTTCCCTAGAATTGCGGACCCGGCTTCTCCAGCTGGAGAAGCGTATTCTGGCCAGGCCGGCTGTTGTAAAAAGAAGTTTGTAG
- a CDS encoding ATP-binding cassette domain-containing protein, whose protein sequence is MTLAGFSTQRRDEGNASPLIELTRATKFYGRRPVLSEVSLLVESGTATALIGRNGSGKSTLLSILAGLTKISSGTLVRYERRLIIGYAPEAFPGLKLPAEQYLLCMGKLAGLTSAAAEARVTELLGVFHLEEFRRQSMAGFSKGMLQKVNLIQSLLTQPQLLLLDEPMSGLDLPAQHTVIGLLQELKRRGTALVFSIHEPETVEALADNVHVLQAGRTVKIIHGEENMRVAPAAYIVCNNISEQCKEDILGMSGIISIHKEPDGASGDNLRVTIEAGAADGYLLRVLKAGGSVVSVEPCGGLSTGGLEQWMDPKPAKGGAAE, encoded by the coding sequence ATGACCCTTGCAGGTTTCAGTACACAGAGGCGCGATGAGGGCAATGCTTCGCCACTTATTGAGCTTACCCGTGCCACGAAGTTTTATGGCCGCCGTCCTGTGCTGAGTGAAGTGTCCTTGCTCGTGGAATCCGGAACGGCTACGGCTCTGATCGGAAGGAACGGTTCCGGCAAAAGCACACTGCTGTCCATACTTGCCGGATTGACGAAGATTTCGTCGGGCACATTGGTACGGTATGAGCGCAGATTAATTATAGGATATGCCCCTGAAGCTTTTCCGGGGCTGAAATTGCCGGCAGAGCAATATTTGCTCTGTATGGGCAAACTCGCGGGTCTTACATCTGCTGCAGCAGAAGCCAGAGTGACAGAATTGCTGGGTGTCTTTCATCTGGAAGAGTTCCGCAGGCAGAGTATGGCCGGATTCTCCAAAGGAATGCTGCAAAAAGTGAATTTGATTCAAAGTCTGCTTACACAGCCGCAGCTGCTGCTGCTGGACGAGCCGATGTCAGGTCTGGATCTTCCCGCGCAGCATACAGTGATTGGGCTGCTGCAGGAGTTGAAACGCAGGGGGACAGCACTGGTGTTCTCCATACATGAGCCAGAGACAGTAGAAGCACTGGCAGACAACGTACATGTGCTGCAGGCTGGCAGAACCGTCAAGATTATCCATGGCGAAGAAAATATGCGGGTTGCACCCGCTGCTTACATAGTTTGTAATAACATTTCAGAGCAATGTAAAGAGGACATTTTGGGGATGTCCGGGATTATTTCGATACATAAGGAACCGGATGGTGCTTCCGGGGACAATCTAAGAGTGACTATAGAGGCTGGAGCGGCAGACGGCTATCTTCTCCGGGTGCTGAAGGCAGGAGGATCAGTAGTGTCTGTAGAGCCATGTGGCGGTTTGAGTACAGGCGGCCTGGAGCAATGGATGGACCCCAAGCCGGCCAAAGGGGGAGCTGCGGAATGA
- a CDS encoding ABC transporter ATP-binding protein: MIQMNEVTKIYETKNRLGLFRAETRTVTAVQSLTMSIGKGEIVGLLGLNGAGKTTTIRMLSTLLDPTSGSIEIDGMPMADNRRSVQQKVNMIAGGERMLYWRLTGRENLHYFGRLYGLNTAKIRSLSDLLLAEVGLTAAADQPVEQYSKGMKQRLQIARGLINDPEYLFLDEPTLGLDAPIARQLRGTVRSLAKEHGKGILLTSHYLQEVEELCDRVYVLNRGRLLLCDKPDAIVRQVAGLQTAHLQVSGWNEALRPLLQEHLDKLGHPAELIGGVKDIDGIAGSQDGDSYRISVRSTSADMLITELLPWTAQYGLRINSFACDKPNLEDAIILLSEGRVS; encoded by the coding sequence ATGATCCAAATGAATGAAGTCACCAAAATATACGAAACCAAAAACAGGCTCGGACTTTTCCGTGCGGAGACCCGGACCGTGACCGCTGTCCAATCCCTGACAATGAGCATCGGCAAAGGTGAGATTGTAGGTCTGCTGGGCCTGAACGGCGCAGGCAAAACCACAACCATCCGCATGCTGTCCACTCTGCTTGACCCCACCTCAGGGAGCATTGAGATCGACGGAATGCCCATGGCAGACAACCGCCGCTCAGTGCAGCAAAAAGTCAACATGATTGCCGGAGGCGAACGCATGCTGTACTGGAGGCTCACCGGCCGGGAAAATCTGCACTATTTCGGCCGGCTCTACGGGCTGAATACTGCGAAGATCCGCAGCCTGAGCGACTTGCTGCTGGCCGAAGTGGGACTCACGGCAGCGGCAGACCAGCCTGTGGAGCAATATTCCAAAGGGATGAAGCAGCGTCTGCAGATTGCCCGCGGTCTGATCAATGATCCGGAGTATTTATTTTTGGATGAACCTACACTTGGTCTGGATGCGCCGATTGCCAGACAGCTTCGCGGCACTGTGCGCAGCCTCGCCAAAGAGCATGGCAAAGGCATCCTGCTGACCAGCCATTATCTTCAGGAGGTCGAAGAGCTGTGTGACCGGGTCTACGTACTGAACCGCGGCAGGCTGCTGCTATGTGACAAGCCTGACGCGATCGTCAGGCAGGTTGCAGGCCTGCAGACCGCCCATCTGCAGGTTAGCGGCTGGAATGAGGCATTGCGGCCGCTGCTTCAGGAGCACCTTGATAAGCTGGGGCATCCCGCAGAGCTGATCGGCGGAGTGAAGGATATTGACGGAATTGCCGGCAGCCAGGACGGCGATTCCTACCGAATCTCCGTACGGTCCACTTCTGCCGACATGCTGATTACCGAGCTTCTCCCCTGGACGGCGCAATACGGACTTCGGATTAACAGCTTCGCTTGCGACAAGCCTAATCTGGAGGACGCGATTATCCTGCTCTCAGAAGGAAGGGTATCATGA
- a CDS encoding ABC transporter permease, translated as MWQTVFATAARNQRANLRAFPWAFTLGHMIEGGYLVLVSYFSYVYLIQGDLDNRFALYAGSGNYLAYAIIGGALNVFSVSMMMNVSRALITEWREGTLEALLLSPSSRNGYFLGTALQQFYRSGMVLLAVLVFGILAGMRLSAPHLLSAVIGGLLFILSCYAMALVLGSIMLYSRDTYIVQNTLFAVTTLLCGFQFPRQYLPGFLQTAGEVFPLTSSLQLLRRTLLTGEAIPLRDTLPALLLSVVYIAAGMWSTRLVERGLFENHQA; from the coding sequence GTGTGGCAAACCGTTTTTGCAACAGCAGCCAGGAACCAGAGAGCAAATCTCAGAGCCTTTCCCTGGGCTTTTACCCTGGGTCATATGATTGAAGGCGGGTATCTGGTCCTCGTCTCCTACTTCTCCTATGTCTATCTCATTCAGGGGGATCTGGATAACAGATTCGCACTCTATGCCGGAAGCGGCAATTATCTGGCTTATGCCATCATTGGCGGAGCACTGAATGTATTCTCCGTCAGCATGATGATGAATGTGTCTAGAGCACTTATTACTGAATGGCGGGAAGGCACGCTGGAAGCGCTGCTGCTCTCCCCCTCCAGCCGGAACGGCTATTTTCTGGGCACGGCCCTTCAGCAGTTTTACCGCAGCGGTATGGTGCTGCTTGCTGTACTCGTATTTGGAATTTTAGCGGGAATGCGTCTCTCTGCACCACATCTGCTTTCGGCGGTAATAGGCGGGTTGCTTTTTATACTCTCCTGTTATGCCATGGCTCTGGTGCTGGGGAGCATCATGCTGTATTCACGGGATACCTATATCGTTCAAAATACATTGTTTGCGGTGACCACGCTGCTGTGCGGCTTTCAGTTCCCGAGACAATATTTGCCCGGATTTCTGCAGACAGCCGGCGAGGTGTTCCCGCTGACCTCTTCCCTCCAGCTTCTGCGGAGAACCCTCCTTACTGGTGAAGCGATCCCGCTGCGTGACACATTGCCGGCACTTCTGCTTAGTGTGGTTTATATAGCGGCGGGGATGTGGAGCACGCGTCTGGTGGAGCGTGGACTATTTGAGAATCACCAAGCATGA
- a CDS encoding ABC transporter permease, with the protein MNTDLWPTTLAELSKQRRNRSRGKFVFFSLLLWPALGFLTSYFTMKPYRSGAGSVLSRIIPDERIPLFLLSGYLVFQLFWTVVEAAWLFEQERKGGTVEAVFLTPAPKMAFLYGRSLYSLFHGIWMFAVFSLLTFLFVSDASTVNWIALIPALLLIMAAAVIWGALLCAVSLFSRESSFLYYIFQTPMELFGGVRIPPAVFPVWATGLSALFPVTYSLILVRGALYGHIGAGWWRALLILLAGSILLVFCTRYVLYRAEKHARKKGNWTLF; encoded by the coding sequence ATGAATACGGACTTATGGCCCACCACTTTAGCCGAGCTCTCCAAACAGCGCCGTAACCGTTCCAGAGGCAAGTTTGTTTTCTTTTCACTGCTGCTGTGGCCGGCACTCGGCTTCCTGACCTCCTACTTCACGATGAAGCCATACCGCAGCGGGGCAGGATCTGTGCTCTCCCGGATCATCCCGGATGAGCGGATTCCCTTATTTTTACTGAGCGGTTATCTGGTTTTTCAGCTGTTCTGGACAGTAGTTGAGGCTGCCTGGTTGTTCGAGCAGGAACGCAAAGGCGGCACTGTGGAAGCTGTCTTTCTTACACCTGCACCCAAAATGGCTTTTCTGTACGGACGTTCCCTATATTCCCTGTTTCACGGGATCTGGATGTTTGCGGTCTTTTCGCTGCTGACCTTCCTGTTCGTCTCCGATGCTTCTACCGTGAATTGGATCGCCCTGATTCCTGCCCTGCTGCTGATTATGGCGGCGGCAGTCATCTGGGGCGCACTGCTGTGCGCAGTCTCGCTGTTCTCCCGGGAGTCTTCGTTTCTATACTACATATTCCAGACACCGATGGAGCTGTTCGGCGGGGTTCGCATACCTCCTGCCGTATTCCCGGTCTGGGCGACCGGGCTGTCCGCGCTGTTTCCGGTCACCTACAGCCTGATTCTGGTGCGCGGAGCCTTGTACGGCCATATTGGTGCTGGCTGGTGGCGGGCATTGCTTATTTTGCTGGCAGGCAGTATCTTGCTTGTCTTCTGCACACGTTATGTGCTCTACCGTGCTGAAAAACACGCCCGAAAGAAAGGGAATTGGACTTTATTCTAA
- a CDS encoding MogA/MoaB family molybdenum cofactor biosynthesis protein has product MSSVDEHRHEAPQSVACYVITVSDTRTPETDTGGALIRTMLEEAGYVVAGSTIVKDDYEDIRELVYKSSVHSGIEAVLLTGGTGISPRDTTYEAVASLLDKTLPGFGEIFRLLSFTEDIGSAAILSRAIAGTIGSTAVFSMPGSTGAVKLAMERLIIPELRHVMREIYKGT; this is encoded by the coding sequence TTGTCATCCGTAGATGAACACCGGCACGAAGCGCCCCAGAGTGTGGCCTGTTATGTGATTACGGTTTCGGACACCCGTACACCGGAAACCGACACAGGGGGCGCGCTGATCCGAACCATGCTTGAAGAAGCCGGATATGTGGTTGCCGGCAGTACAATTGTCAAGGACGACTATGAAGATATCCGCGAGCTGGTCTATAAAAGCTCTGTCCATTCCGGCATCGAGGCCGTGCTATTGACAGGCGGAACGGGGATATCACCCCGGGATACCACTTATGAGGCGGTGGCCTCTCTATTGGACAAAACACTTCCCGGCTTCGGAGAAATCTTCCGGCTGCTCAGCTTCACCGAGGATATCGGCTCCGCTGCGATTCTTAGCCGGGCGATTGCCGGCACCATCGGCAGCACGGCAGTTTTCTCCATGCCCGGCTCCACCGGCGCGGTCAAGCTTGCTATGGAGCGGCTGATTATTCCTGAGCTGAGGCATGTTATGCGGGAGATCTACAAAGGCACATAA
- a CDS encoding MFS transporter: MATVFLIIIYLAFISLGLPDSMIGAAWPMMRPDFGAPVDAAGLLSMIVVAGTIVSSLASSAVLNKLGTGKVTFISVAVTAVALLGFSYSPSILWLAVLSFPLGLGAGSIDAGLNNYVATHYKAHHMSWLHCFWGVGAMLGPIIMSRYIAAGESWRHGFLTVSLIQFALVVVLFIALPLWKRAQPAAQAPAEQIQQEIISPQVPGTGVLRIKGVKLALITFLFYCGVEATLGLWGSSFLVNVKGLSAATAAGWVSLYYGGITLGRLITGFVTFRFNNRQLIRTGILVSLLGALLLVLPLPAIFSLFGFILVGLGAAPIFPCMLHETPARFGKQNSQKIMGYQMAMAYTGGAFLPPMLGWIAARSSFMILPFMLVGYIIVMLISSEKINAVMKNRKEEVSM, from the coding sequence ATGGCTACGGTTTTTCTGATTATTATTTATTTGGCTTTTATCAGTCTTGGCTTGCCGGATTCCATGATTGGAGCGGCCTGGCCGATGATGCGCCCGGATTTCGGGGCACCGGTGGATGCGGCGGGCCTGCTCTCCATGATCGTTGTTGCAGGTACAATCGTCTCCAGCCTGGCCAGCAGTGCGGTGCTGAATAAGCTGGGTACGGGGAAGGTTACTTTTATAAGCGTTGCCGTTACGGCGGTTGCTTTACTAGGCTTTTCATATTCACCTTCGATTCTCTGGCTGGCAGTGCTTAGCTTTCCGCTCGGACTCGGTGCAGGTTCTATTGATGCCGGGCTGAACAATTATGTGGCTACTCACTACAAAGCCCACCATATGAGCTGGCTTCACTGCTTCTGGGGGGTAGGCGCTATGCTGGGCCCGATAATTATGTCGCGTTATATTGCTGCAGGTGAGTCCTGGCGGCACGGTTTTTTGACAGTCAGTCTGATTCAGTTCGCTCTGGTTGTGGTGTTGTTCATTGCGCTGCCGCTCTGGAAGCGTGCTCAGCCCGCAGCTCAGGCACCTGCAGAGCAAATTCAGCAGGAGATTATTTCGCCGCAGGTTCCGGGGACAGGGGTGCTGCGCATCAAGGGCGTGAAGCTTGCGCTGATTACCTTTCTTTTTTATTGCGGGGTAGAGGCAACGCTTGGGCTCTGGGGCAGCAGCTTTCTGGTCAATGTAAAAGGGCTGTCTGCAGCAACCGCTGCCGGCTGGGTGTCGCTTTATTACGGGGGGATCACCTTAGGGAGGCTGATCACCGGTTTTGTTACCTTCCGTTTTAATAACCGCCAGCTGATCCGCACCGGCATCTTGGTCTCTCTGTTGGGGGCGCTGCTGCTGGTCCTGCCGCTGCCGGCTATATTTTCCTTATTCGGATTTATTCTTGTAGGCCTTGGCGCTGCTCCCATCTTTCCGTGTATGCTGCATGAGACGCCCGCCCGTTTCGGTAAACAGAATTCCCAGAAAATCATGGGCTATCAGATGGCTATGGCCTATACCGGAGGCGCTTTTCTGCCTCCTATGCTGGGATGGATTGCCGCGCGCAGCTCATTTATGATTCTTCCGTTTATGCTGGTGGGATATATTATTGTAATGCTGATAAGCTCTGAGAAAATTAACGCGGTAATGAAGAACCGGAAAGAAGAGGTGTCGATGTGA
- a CDS encoding ArsR/SmtB family transcription factor — translation MSSLQQLQRNVKTVVSPFHELLCSLHVLYQPEHHPKRLQWARDIKRKMPSALLEGIYTLGRLSDQWMALMLPGRSGAPLQATDGINLLKDLPDAEFIHLLLNNKVTLGTILEWQQGSGRANPIGDDRPDEAGKYLLQHTASIRKQLIKTLETYEQNYFCKEWDYVMPWINTAAAQFQESFSRSAEKALNTLHPRLHAAEGRITAQKAVTYYFAYEDLQNVYVLPSTFIFPHLLIDWTADSLVLPLAVDIPGLPCSEAPPEDLLRQFKALGDATRLRILKLLWQGPHCTKQLSPILGISEAAVSKQLKLLSEAGLAGAERKGNYLFYTSHKEAFDSLIVLQRQYLEQ, via the coding sequence ATGAGCTCACTCCAACAATTGCAACGAAACGTCAAAACTGTCGTCAGTCCCTTTCATGAGCTGCTGTGCAGCCTGCATGTTCTATACCAGCCGGAGCATCATCCGAAACGCCTGCAATGGGCCAGGGATATAAAACGCAAAATGCCCTCTGCCCTGCTGGAAGGCATATACACCCTGGGACGATTATCGGATCAATGGATGGCATTAATGCTTCCCGGCCGCAGCGGTGCACCGCTGCAGGCAACTGATGGAATTAACCTGCTTAAAGACTTGCCCGATGCTGAATTCATTCATCTGCTGCTGAACAACAAAGTTACTCTGGGCACTATTCTGGAATGGCAGCAAGGAAGCGGGAGGGCAAACCCCATTGGAGATGACAGGCCAGATGAAGCCGGCAAATATCTGCTTCAGCATACGGCTTCTATCCGCAAGCAGCTGATTAAAACCCTGGAGACGTATGAACAGAATTACTTCTGCAAGGAATGGGACTATGTGATGCCCTGGATCAACACGGCTGCTGCCCAATTTCAAGAGTCCTTCTCCCGTTCTGCGGAAAAAGCGCTGAATACCCTTCATCCCCGTCTTCATGCCGCAGAAGGGAGGATTACGGCGCAGAAGGCGGTGACGTACTATTTTGCCTATGAAGATTTGCAGAATGTGTATGTGCTTCCTTCCACCTTCATCTTCCCGCACCTGCTGATCGATTGGACAGCAGACAGCCTGGTGCTGCCGCTCGCCGTGGATATTCCCGGATTGCCCTGCAGCGAAGCCCCGCCGGAGGATCTGCTTCGCCAGTTCAAAGCCCTTGGCGATGCCACACGGCTGCGGATTCTCAAGCTGCTCTGGCAGGGCCCGCATTGCACAAAGCAGCTCTCCCCCATTCTGGGAATCTCGGAGGCCGCCGTATCCAAACAGTTGAAGCTGCTCAGTGAAGCAGGACTGGCAGGAGCCGAACGCAAGGGGAACTATTTGTTTTACACCAGCCATAAAGAGGCCTTCGACAGCTTGATTGTTCTGCAGAGGCAGTACCTTGAACAATAA
- a CDS encoding ROK family protein gives MKNIGGNALVIKEVNINLVRRVLKERKQATKRQIAEDTGLSVVTAGSVLEVLVRQNEVLAAGQISSSGGRPAQQYIYNDEHALALILFPFEKHGGICIHCTVVTLFGRCLYEANRPVEQVDLVCFEVIIDELLNRYPAIQAIGFGLPGAEAGGRLVLSDYEALRGIPVAEYFRERCQKRVIIENDVNAAAIGYYSRTGREAAASAVYLYFPDRFPPGAGIIINGKLHRGRSGFAGEVANIPLGIPWSSSEWQSSPAGMMEAIARLTATVSGVLNPDAVVLYGSFLQVEHLSGIVELCAGLLPPGVAPQIVLSTDFAADYLNGMIVSTLATLETGLQLTKFEA, from the coding sequence ATGAAGAACATCGGGGGCAATGCTCTAGTTATCAAGGAAGTGAATATCAACCTGGTGCGGCGCGTCCTGAAGGAACGCAAACAGGCTACCAAACGGCAGATCGCCGAGGACACGGGACTCAGCGTTGTTACCGCCGGTTCCGTGCTTGAGGTGCTGGTCCGGCAGAATGAGGTGCTGGCCGCGGGGCAGATTTCATCCAGCGGGGGAAGACCTGCCCAGCAATACATATACAATGATGAGCATGCTCTGGCGCTGATCCTGTTCCCTTTTGAAAAGCACGGGGGCATCTGTATCCACTGTACGGTGGTTACACTTTTTGGACGCTGTCTGTATGAAGCAAACCGGCCTGTAGAGCAGGTGGATTTGGTCTGTTTCGAAGTCATTATTGATGAATTGCTTAACCGGTATCCTGCTATCCAGGCGATCGGCTTCGGATTGCCCGGCGCAGAAGCGGGTGGAAGGCTGGTGTTGTCTGATTATGAGGCCCTGCGCGGTATTCCTGTGGCAGAGTATTTCAGGGAACGCTGCCAGAAGCGGGTCATTATTGAAAATGATGTGAATGCGGCGGCGATCGGATACTATAGCAGAACGGGGAGGGAAGCGGCGGCTTCGGCGGTTTATTTGTACTTTCCTGACCGGTTTCCGCCAGGGGCCGGCATTATTATTAACGGCAAGCTCCATAGAGGGAGAAGCGGTTTTGCCGGTGAGGTAGCCAATATCCCTTTGGGTATTCCATGGAGCAGCAGCGAGTGGCAGTCTTCACCGGCAGGGATGATGGAGGCAATCGCCAGACTGACGGCGACGGTCAGCGGCGTGTTGAACCCGGACGCTGTTGTGCTGTACGGCAGCTTTTTGCAGGTGGAGCATCTTAGCGGCATTGTGGAGCTATGTGCGGGGCTGCTGCCGCCCGGTGTGGCTCCGCAGATTGTGCTAAGCACGGATTTTGCCGCGGATTATTTGAATGGCATGATCGTTTCAACCCTCGCAACCCTGGAGACGGGGCTGCAATTGACCAAATTTGAAGCATAG